From Leptospira dzoumogneensis, one genomic window encodes:
- the hfq gene encoding RNA chaperone Hfq — MSAKNNIQDQLLNTARKEKLELTIYLLNGVPLKGKVVSFDNFTIVLEQENKQSLVYKHAISTIIPSKVIKLYTEEAAKEAPSA; from the coding sequence ATGTCTGCTAAAAATAATATACAGGACCAACTGCTCAATACGGCTAGAAAAGAAAAACTAGAATTGACCATCTATCTTCTAAACGGAGTTCCTCTAAAAGGGAAAGTGGTAAGTTTTGATAATTTTACTATAGTCCTTGAGCAGGAGAATAAGCAGAGTTTGGTGTACAAACACGCGATCTCCACGATCATTCCTTCTAAAGTAATCAAACTTTATACAGAAGAAGCAGCAAAAGAAGCTCCTTCCGCCTAA
- a CDS encoding TIGR02300 family protein: MATAKKTAKKKAAPKSKPPVKKSAPKKKTPPAKKKEVASASKPAGTKKSSASKSSLNPLGKKFTCHTCGTKFYDLNKEVKICPKCGADQSKRPPSKSRSRVARVEEEEFPEENLDYDSEVGFEEEEGIVEEPLEEEEDEEEEEE; this comes from the coding sequence ATGGCAACAGCTAAGAAAACGGCTAAGAAAAAAGCTGCACCGAAGTCTAAACCTCCGGTGAAAAAAAGCGCCCCTAAGAAAAAAACTCCTCCGGCAAAAAAGAAGGAAGTTGCTAGCGCAAGCAAGCCTGCAGGGACTAAAAAGTCTTCTGCATCCAAATCTTCCCTCAATCCTCTGGGTAAAAAGTTCACCTGTCATACTTGTGGAACTAAGTTCTACGATCTAAACAAAGAAGTAAAAATCTGCCCTAAATGCGGAGCCGATCAGAGTAAACGTCCTCCTTCCAAATCCAGGTCTCGTGTGGCCAGAGTGGAAGAAGAAGAGTTTCCAGAAGAAAACTTAGACTACGATTCCGAAGTAGGTTTCGAAGAAGAAGAAGGTATTGTGGAAGAACCTCTTGAAGAGGAAGAAGACGAGGAAGAGGAGGAGGAATAA
- a CDS encoding chemotaxis protein CheW: MSAEIEHQYILFSLGEEEYALPIVLVDEIIKIHNLVKVPRSKNYFAGIMDIRGKVVKMVDLGVKLNIPHSHEQGYDRAIVVKIGGESVGIIVDKVANVALFPPETINPPPPSIKGISSRYITGVGKKDDRFIILIDIEKILGSEELAELGAGAK; this comes from the coding sequence ATGTCCGCCGAAATCGAACACCAGTACATTCTATTTAGCTTGGGAGAAGAGGAATACGCTCTTCCAATCGTTCTCGTGGATGAGATCATAAAGATCCATAACCTGGTAAAGGTTCCCAGATCCAAAAACTACTTCGCAGGTATCATGGATATCCGCGGTAAAGTGGTAAAGATGGTGGACCTAGGCGTGAAGCTTAATATTCCCCATTCCCACGAGCAGGGTTACGACCGTGCGATCGTGGTAAAGATCGGCGGAGAATCAGTCGGCATCATAGTAGACAAGGTAGCTAACGTAGCTCTCTTTCCTCCCGAAACAATCAATCCTCCTCCTCCTTCTATCAAAGGAATTTCCTCCCGTTATATCACGGGTGTCGGTAAAAAGGACGATAGGTTCATCATCCTGATCGATATCGAAAAAATCCTAGGATCTGAAGAATTAGCGGAGTTGGGTGCCGGAGCGAAATGA
- the miaA gene encoding tRNA (adenosine(37)-N6)-dimethylallyltransferase MiaA, with amino-acid sequence MLIITAPTGAGKTALVRELDPSRFEIISFDSRQIYKELSIGTAAPSTEDCEKIPHHLVSFLSPSQSIDAAKFVTMAEEALDDILSRGKIPVLTAGTGFYLNAFLYGMFPVPKISEEIKAKVESLSMEERIQELQILDPKALQKIFPNDNYRYGRALEVNWMGTLWSELKVEEGSGALISKNLNILGAFFLDLDRKELYERIDSRARKMIESGMAEEAKRVSDKYGEDCPGLQSLGYNFALENIKGTSNLETFFGNLSQSHRNYAKRQITWFRKQKILEPIHPKEAYKKIKNING; translated from the coding sequence ATTCTAATTATCACCGCTCCCACCGGGGCCGGAAAAACGGCTCTGGTGAGAGAATTAGATCCTTCCCGTTTTGAAATTATTTCCTTCGATTCCAGACAGATCTATAAAGAGTTAAGTATCGGGACTGCAGCCCCTAGTACCGAAGACTGCGAAAAAATCCCCCACCATCTGGTTTCATTTCTTTCTCCTTCTCAGTCCATAGACGCAGCAAAATTTGTGACAATGGCAGAAGAAGCGCTGGATGATATACTTTCCAGAGGCAAAATCCCAGTTTTAACAGCTGGAACAGGGTTTTATTTAAATGCTTTTTTGTACGGAATGTTTCCCGTTCCGAAAATCAGCGAAGAAATAAAAGCTAAAGTAGAATCCTTGAGTATGGAAGAAAGGATCCAAGAACTCCAAATATTGGACCCGAAAGCTCTCCAAAAAATCTTTCCAAACGATAATTACAGATACGGAAGAGCCCTCGAAGTAAATTGGATGGGAACTCTTTGGTCCGAACTAAAAGTGGAAGAGGGGAGCGGTGCCCTAATTTCCAAAAATTTGAATATACTTGGGGCATTCTTCTTAGATCTGGATCGAAAAGAATTGTATGAAAGGATCGATTCCAGGGCCAGAAAAATGATAGAATCCGGAATGGCTGAAGAAGCAAAAAGGGTCTCGGATAAATACGGGGAAGATTGTCCCGGTCTTCAGTCCTTAGGTTATAATTTCGCGCTTGAAAATATTAAAGGAACGTCCAATCTTGAGACATTCTTTGGGAATTTAAGCCAGTCCCATAGGAATTACGCCAAACGTCAGATTACTTGGTTCCGAAAGCAAAAGATATTGGAACCGATCCATCCGAAAGAAGCGTATAAAAAGATAAAAAATATAAACGGATAA
- a CDS encoding mannose-1-phosphate guanylyltransferase gives MTQDKPVVLIMAGGKGERFWPRSRVSTPKQLQKVYSKNTLLKETLNRAYTITSPDRVFIGTNATLKKAILAQERTFPENNFIIEPEGKNTAPIIALASLYFQEKFGDPIQVVLSADAWVNSEKEFAKSIQKALKEADEHLVLLGIKPNRPEVGYGYIAAGKPTKHGFEVKSFFEKPDVKTAIKYIKKANFYWNPGIFLWKTSLILDEFEKHSPKILKPLKDRFPFKKMGDLGEAFKLLPSEPVDIAIMEKSARIRMVEASFSWDDVGSWLSLERVLPGDNQGNRHIGKEILFYKSGNNVTQTRKEFTALLGVQDIVVVEEEDVLFIASKEGIGDIKNMVAEIRKNKGLQKYTE, from the coding sequence ATGACACAAGATAAACCCGTAGTACTCATTATGGCGGGGGGAAAGGGAGAAAGATTCTGGCCTAGATCCAGAGTTTCCACTCCTAAACAACTCCAGAAAGTATATTCTAAAAATACTCTTTTGAAAGAGACTTTGAATCGTGCTTATACGATCACAAGTCCTGATAGAGTATTCATCGGAACGAATGCTACTTTAAAAAAAGCGATCCTAGCTCAGGAAAGAACTTTCCCGGAGAATAATTTTATCATAGAACCTGAAGGAAAGAACACCGCGCCTATCATTGCCCTAGCTTCTTTGTATTTTCAGGAGAAGTTCGGGGATCCGATCCAGGTCGTATTATCTGCGGATGCTTGGGTGAATTCGGAAAAAGAATTCGCTAAGAGTATCCAAAAGGCTTTGAAAGAAGCGGACGAACATTTAGTTCTACTAGGTATCAAACCGAATCGTCCGGAAGTAGGTTACGGTTATATTGCTGCGGGAAAACCGACTAAACACGGATTCGAAGTAAAATCATTCTTCGAAAAACCGGATGTAAAAACTGCGATCAAGTATATTAAAAAAGCGAACTTCTATTGGAATCCAGGTATCTTTCTTTGGAAGACAAGTTTGATCCTCGACGAATTTGAAAAACATTCTCCTAAAATATTAAAACCTCTTAAGGATAGATTTCCATTCAAGAAGATGGGAGATTTGGGAGAAGCATTCAAACTTCTACCCTCCGAACCCGTTGATATAGCCATCATGGAAAAGAGCGCTCGTATCAGAATGGTAGAAGCAAGCTTCTCTTGGGATGATGTAGGCTCTTGGCTTTCTTTGGAAAGAGTATTGCCTGGTGATAACCAAGGCAATCGTCATATCGGTAAAGAAATTCTATTTTATAAATCCGGAAACAACGTCACTCAGACTAGAAAAGAATTCACCGCTCTACTCGGAGTGCAGGATATAGTAGTGGTAGAAGAGGAAGACGTTCTCTTCATCGCTTCTAAAGAAGGAATAGGTGATATCAAGAATATGGTAGCCGAGATCCGTAAAAATAAAGGTTTACAAAAGTACACCGAATAA